The Aeromonas jandaei genomic interval GGGCCAGCACCGAGCCGACCGACAGATCGATACCGGCGGTGAGGATAACCAGCGTCATGCCGACCGCCATGATGGCGTTGACCGAGGTCTGGCGCAGGATGTTGAGCAGGTTGTCGACGCTGAAGAAGTTGGGATTGAGCGCGGAGACGACACCAATCAGCACCAGCAGGGCGACCAGGGATTTGTTCTCGATCCACCAGGCCTTGTTCATGATGCCGCGGCGGGGAAGGGTTTGGGTTGTCATTGTGCTGCCTCTTGCTCTGCTTGCCACTGTTTACCGACTGCCGCCGCCATCAGCTTCTCCTGATTGGCATCGCGGGTGTTGAACTCTGCGCTGATGCGCCCTTCGTGCATCACCATGATGCGATCGCTCATGCCGAGCACTTCCGGCATCTCGGAGGAGACCAGAATGATGCTCATCCCCTCCTTCTTGAACTGGTTGATCAGCTGATAAATTTCCTTTTTCGCCCCCACGTCGACGCCGCGGGTCGGCTCGTCGAGGATCAGCACCTTGGGCCGGGTCAGCAGCCCCTTGGCGATGGCCACCTTCTGCTGGTTGCCGCCGGAGAGCAGCTTTATCAGCTGATTCTGACTCGGGGTCTTGATGTTAAAGAGGCGCACATAGTCGCTCACCGCCTGCCGTTCGGCCTTGCCGTCAATCTTGCCGTTGCTGATGAACTCGTCGAGGGCGCACAGACTCATGTTTTCGCGCACCGACAGCTCCAACACCAGGCCATCACCTTTGCGATCTTCTGAGATATAGGCGATGCCGGCGGCCAGACCATCGGCCGGGCTTTTGGGCACCAGAGCATGACCGTCCACTGCCACTTCACCGGCGCTGATGGGGCTGGCGCCGTAGATAAGCTTCATCAGCTCGGTACGGCCGGAACCCATCAGGCCGCTGAAGCCCAGAATTTCCCCCTGACGCAGGGAGAAGCTCACCCCGCGCACGCCGGGACCGGCCAGATCCTTCACCTGCAGGCTGACGGGGCCGAGCTCGCGCTCAAGACGCGGGTACTGCTCTTCCAGCCGGCGACCCACCATCATCTCGATGATCTTGTCCTCATCCAGATCGCTCACCGCCTTCTCGCCGATCCACTTGCCATCGCGCAGCACAGTGACCCGATCGCAGATCTCGAAGATCTCCTTGAGGCGGTGGGAGATATAGACGATGCCGCAACCCTGCTCACGCAGCTCGCGGATAACCTTGAACAGCTGCTCGGTCTCGGTATCGGTCAACGCATCGGTGGGTTCGTCCATGATGATGACGCTGGCATCGAACGACAGCGCCTTGGCGATTTCCACCATCTGCTGTTCGCCGATGGAGAGATCCCCGAGCCGGGTATCCGGCCCATGCTTGACGCCAAGTCGCGCCAGCAGGCCGCTTGCCCGCTCGCGCAGCTGTTTGTGGTCGATGCTGCCAAAACGGGTACGGGGTTCGCGACCGAGGAAGATGTTGGCGGCAATCGACAGCTCCGGCAGCAGGTTCAGCTCCTGATGGATGATGCTGATCCCCTGATCCTGAGAGTCGCGCGGCCCCTTGAAGTGAACCGGTTGACCGCGATAGCTGACGCTGCCCGCATCGGCCTGATAGATGCCGGTCAGCACCTTCATCAGGGTGGATTTGCCGGCGCCATTTTCACCGAGCAGGGCCATCACCTGGCCCGGGTAGACCCGCAGACCCGCTTCATCGAGGGCGCGCACACCGGGGAA includes:
- the rbsA gene encoding ribose ABC transporter ATP-binding protein RbsA, with the translated sequence MSTTSPLSPILELTGIVKTFPGVRALDEAGLRVYPGQVMALLGENGAGKSTLMKVLTGIYQADAGSVSYRGQPVHFKGPRDSQDQGISIIHQELNLLPELSIAANIFLGREPRTRFGSIDHKQLRERASGLLARLGVKHGPDTRLGDLSIGEQQMVEIAKALSFDASVIIMDEPTDALTDTETEQLFKVIRELREQGCGIVYISHRLKEIFEICDRVTVLRDGKWIGEKAVSDLDEDKIIEMMVGRRLEEQYPRLERELGPVSLQVKDLAGPGVRGVSFSLRQGEILGFSGLMGSGRTELMKLIYGASPISAGEVAVDGHALVPKSPADGLAAGIAYISEDRKGDGLVLELSVRENMSLCALDEFISNGKIDGKAERQAVSDYVRLFNIKTPSQNQLIKLLSGGNQQKVAIAKGLLTRPKVLILDEPTRGVDVGAKKEIYQLINQFKKEGMSIILVSSEMPEVLGMSDRIMVMHEGRISAEFNTRDANQEKLMAAAVGKQWQAEQEAAQ